Proteins from one Coregonus clupeaformis isolate EN_2021a unplaced genomic scaffold, ASM2061545v1 scaf0048, whole genome shotgun sequence genomic window:
- the LOC123483226 gene encoding E3 ubiquitin/ISG15 ligase TRIM25-like translates to MAQQGVLLDQDQFCCSVCLDLLKEPVAIPCGHSYCRSCIEGCWDQDVLKGVYSCPQCRETFTPRPTLRKNNMLAEVVEKLKKTGLQAAPPPALCYAGPGDVACDFCTGTRKQKALMSCLVCLASYCETHLQPHYEFPGFKKHKLIKATAQLQEKICSHHDKLLEVYCRTDQQCICYLCTMDKHKGHDTVSAAAERTEKQRQLGMSQQKVQQRIQEREKELKELKQAVESLKRSAQAAVENSDKIFTELIRSIERRRSEVKELIRAQEKAQVSQAEGLLEQLEQEIAELRKRSTELEQLSHTEDHIHFLQSYQSLSGNSVSSDLPSIVVRPLQYFGDVSKTVSELREKLEDVLKGEWTKISTTVNIVEVVLPPEPKTREQF, encoded by the exons atggctcagcagggagttctgctggaccaggaccagttctgttgttctgtctgtctggatctactgaaggagccggtggctattccctgtggacacagttactgtaggagctgtattgagggctgctgggatcaggatgttctgaaaggtgtctatagctgtcctcagtgcagagagaccttcactccaaggcctactctgaggaaaaataacatgttggctgaggtggtggagaaactgaagaagacaggactccaggctgctccccctcctgctctgtgctatgctggacctggagatgtggcgtgtgatttctgcactgggaccagaaagcagaaagccctcatgtcctgtctggtgtgtctggcctcttactgtgagactcacctccaacctcactatgaatttcctggtttcaagaagcacaagctgaTCAAAGCCActgcacaactacaggagaagatctgctcgcatcatgacaaactgctggaggtttactgtcgtaccgatcagcagtgtatctgttatctgtgtacaatggataaacataaaggccatgatacagtgtcagctgcagcagagaggactgagaaacag aggcagctggggatgagtcagcagaaggtccagcagagaatccaggagagagagaaggagctgaaggagctcaaacaggctgtggagtctctcaag cgctctgcacaggcagcagtggagaacagtgataagatctttactgagctgatccgctccattgagagaaggcgctctgaggtgaaggagctgatcagagcccaagagaaggctcaagtgagtcaagctgaaggactcctggagcaactggagcaggagatagctgagctgaggaagagaagcactgagctggagcagctctcacacacagaggatcacatccatttcctccag agttatcagtctctctccggtaacagtgtatcttcagacttacccagcatcgttgtccgtcctcttcagtactttggagatgtgagtaagactgtgtctgaactgagagagaaactagaagacgtccttaaaggagaatggaccaagatctccactacag tgaatatagtggaggttgtactgcctccagagcccaagaccagagaacagttc